The following DNA comes from Epinephelus lanceolatus isolate andai-2023 chromosome 1, ASM4190304v1, whole genome shotgun sequence.
AGATGCCCATGATTTTGTTCTGCCTCTTTGCTCTGCCTGCCGCTATCTGTCACAAATGAACGTTGAGAATATTTTTAAAGACTCGTTTGAAGTTCCCGTTGCAGAGCGGGTATATAAAAGGGTTGAGAGTGGAGTTCATGTATCCTAACCATATGGTGAACATGTGGAGGTCGTGGTGCACGCACTCTCTGCAGAATGCCATGACCATGAAAGCTATGAAGTACGGTATCCAACACAGCAAGAAAGCAGCAATTATAAAGCCGAGCTGCTTGGCTGCCTTGTGCTCCTTATGGATCCTCAGGCTCTGGATACGCtgacgtgattggtcaataaaCCGTTGCCACGTCTGTCTAAGGGTCACGGCATTAGCTGGGTCTAATTTGGCATCTTCGACCCCTTCCTCTATCCAGGGCAGAGCGTGACTGGGGTTGTAGTTGTTGTCGAGCACAGAGGTGTATCTCTGCACGTCTGAAACCTGACTGATATCACAGACGCCGCTCACTGACTTTGGCACTGTGACGTGGCATTCGTTTAAAGACGTCTGAAGTTTGTAATCATTATTCCCCTCTGGACAAATAATGTCCTTTGGCACCGGAGGTTGACTCAGGGGCACTTCAGTGTCTGACTGCTTCTCCTCAGGAGACAGGGAGCACCTTTTGACTTTCTGTGCCATTCTGAGTCTTTTGGTTGTCATGGCGAGCAATGACGTCTGCTGGCACTTCACACCAATTTTTCTGTGAGATCTGGATGAAGCTGTTTTAGTTTTATCAGGATCCTCGAGGGAATATGGCTGATCTAGAGTGTTCTGGTCCAACAGGCGCTGTTTTTTAGAGAGTTTCATCGGGACGTTACATTCCCTCTTGGGTGATGTGGAGTGATTTCTCACTGGTGTTTGGGCATTTTGTCCATGCTCGTTTTCCCCAAATGAATCGGTCGGATGAAtgattctctctctgtccctcagaTGTTGCCTCACTGCCAAgtagatgtgtgtgtaaaaccaCAGCATCAAAATGGAGGGCACGTAGAAGTTGAAGACAGCAGTGATAACTTTAAACCATGTGACAAAGCGAAAATCCGTGTCACACTTGTTCTCCTCCTCGGGTTTAAGGTCCACATGTGTGAAAGACCTCCATCCTAAAATTGGAATAATCCACATCATCGACAGCAGCCAGGCTCCAGAAATCATCACACTCGCCTTTCCCCTTGTGCGATATTTCAGATACTTGAGCGGCTGTCTGACGGAGCGGTATCGATCCAAACACAGGATAAACAAGCTGAAAATTGAGGCCGTGCTTGCCACATAGTCCATAATAAGCCAAAATTGGCAGACAGCCCGTCCCAGCTTCCATTCATCCTCCAACAAATACACCAGATTTAGAGGCATAACTGTGGTCCCCACGATCAGATCTGCCAGAGACAGGCTGACGATGTAGAGGTTCCCCACCGTGTGCAGGCTCTTCTCTCTCTTGATGGCGTAGAGGACGAGCAGGTTCATCATAATGGTGAGGAGAGACAGAAGTCCCAGACAGACCCCCAGCAGGGCATTGTGGAAGCAGCCATGCAGAGTCAGGGTGTGATTGCTCCTCAGGGAGTCAGCGTCGAGGAGGCCGCTccagctgttgttgctgttattgaCGTAGATGTTGGTGCTGAGGCGAGGAGGTACTGTGGAAGGTGACAGACCAGATTCCATCATGGTAGGTGAGACGGTCACCTACAGATCCAGTCATATCATGGAAAACTGTAGTGACAGTGTGTCTCAAACTGTCGGCCAAAACATGTATGGTACAGCAGGTTTCAGTGGTGTGTTTACTCAGTTTGGATC
Coding sequences within:
- the hrh1 gene encoding histamine H1 receptor, translating into MMESGLSPSTVPPRLSTNIYVNNSNNSWSGLLDADSLRSNHTLTLHGCFHNALLGVCLGLLSLLTIMMNLLVLYAIKREKSLHTVGNLYIVSLSLADLIVGTTVMPLNLVYLLEDEWKLGRAVCQFWLIMDYVASTASIFSLFILCLDRYRSVRQPLKYLKYRTRGKASVMISGAWLLSMMWIIPILGWRSFTHVDLKPEEENKCDTDFRFVTWFKVITAVFNFYVPSILMLWFYTHIYLAVRQHLRDRERIIHPTDSFGENEHGQNAQTPVRNHSTSPKRECNVPMKLSKKQRLLDQNTLDQPYSLEDPDKTKTASSRSHRKIGVKCQQTSLLAMTTKRLRMAQKVKRCSLSPEEKQSDTEVPLSQPPVPKDIICPEGNNDYKLQTSLNECHVTVPKSVSGVCDISQVSDVQRYTSVLDNNYNPSHALPWIEEGVEDAKLDPANAVTLRQTWQRFIDQSRQRIQSLRIHKEHKAAKQLGFIIAAFLLCWIPYFIAFMVMAFCRECVHHDLHMFTIWLGYMNSTLNPFIYPLCNGNFKRVFKNILNVHL